A genome region from Pseudomonas sp. N3-W includes the following:
- a CDS encoding AI-2E family transporter — protein MLNNDRLLVQILLLVLFGASFWVMAPFWSALFWGAVLAFASWPLMRLLTRWLNGRESLAAALLTLGWMLLVAVPLVWLGLNLADHVRDAVVFIKDVQVDGLPEAPTWLASIPLVGERLVGLWNSIDEQGAAMMLAIKPYLGQVGNWLLARSAQIGGGILELTLSIVFVFFFYRDGPRLAAFVHGLLQRLIGERAGYYIELVAGTVQRVVNGVIGTAAAQAILALIGFLIAGVPGALVLGIVTFLLSLIPMGPPLIWIPATAWLAWKGEYGMAVFLGIWGTFIISGVDNVLKPYLISRGGNLPLVIVLLGVFGGLIAFGFIGLFIGPTLLAVAYSLLTDWSKSQARLDERR, from the coding sequence ATGCTCAATAACGATCGGCTGTTGGTGCAGATCCTGCTCCTGGTGCTGTTTGGCGCGAGCTTCTGGGTGATGGCGCCGTTCTGGTCGGCGCTGTTCTGGGGCGCGGTGCTGGCGTTTGCCAGTTGGCCGCTGATGCGTCTGCTGACCCGCTGGCTCAATGGCCGAGAATCCCTGGCTGCGGCGCTGCTGACGTTGGGCTGGATGTTGCTGGTGGCGGTGCCGCTGGTATGGCTGGGGCTGAACCTGGCCGACCACGTGCGCGATGCCGTGGTGTTTATCAAGGATGTGCAAGTCGATGGCCTGCCCGAGGCGCCGACCTGGCTGGCAAGCATTCCTCTGGTGGGTGAGCGGCTGGTTGGCCTCTGGAACAGCATCGACGAGCAGGGCGCGGCGATGATGTTGGCGATCAAGCCGTATCTGGGGCAGGTCGGCAACTGGTTACTGGCGCGCAGTGCGCAGATCGGCGGCGGCATCCTCGAGCTGACGCTGAGCATTGTCTTCGTGTTCTTTTTCTACCGCGACGGGCCAAGGCTGGCGGCCTTTGTTCACGGCCTGCTACAACGGCTGATCGGCGAGCGCGCCGGGTATTACATCGAACTGGTGGCCGGTACAGTGCAGCGGGTGGTCAACGGCGTTATCGGTACGGCGGCGGCCCAGGCGATTCTGGCGCTGATCGGCTTCCTGATTGCCGGTGTGCCGGGTGCGTTGGTGCTGGGTATCGTGACGTTCCTGCTGAGCCTGATCCCGATGGGACCGCCGCTGATCTGGATTCCGGCCACGGCGTGGCTGGCCTGGAAGGGCGAGTACGGCATGGCCGTGTTTCTCGGGATCTGGGGGACGTTCATCATCAGTGGCGTGGACAACGTGCTCAAGCCGTACCTGATCAGTCGCGGCGGCAACCTGCCGTTGGTGATTGTGTTGCTGGGGGTGTTTGGCGGATTGATTGCGTTCGGGTTTATCGGCCTGTTCATTGGCCCGACGCTGTTGGCGGTGGCTTACAGCCTGCTGACGGACTGGAGCAAGAGTCAGGCACGCCTGGACGAGCGACGCTGA